One window of the Scyliorhinus torazame isolate Kashiwa2021f chromosome 24, sScyTor2.1, whole genome shotgun sequence genome contains the following:
- the LOC140400117 gene encoding histone H2B 7-like, with protein MAEDKKAPAPKKGAKKTQKKAPVNGNKKRRRARNESYSIYIYKVMKQVHPDTGISSKAMSIMNSFVNDIFERIAGEASRLAHYNKRSTISSREIQTAVRLLLPGELAKHAVSEGTKAVTKYTSSK; from the coding sequence ATGGCTGAGGACAAGAAAGCTCCAGCTCCCAAGAAGGGCGCTAAGAAAACCCAGAAGAAGGCACCAGTGAACGGCAACAAGAAGAGGAGACGAGCCAGGaacgagagttactccatctacatctacaaagtgatgaagcaggttcaccccgacaccggcatctcctccaaggccatgagcatcatgaactccttcgtcaacgatattttcgagcgcatcgcgggtgaggcttcccgcctggcccattacaacaagcgcagcaccatcagctcccgggagatccagaccgccgtgcgcctgctgctgcccggggaactggccaagcacgccgtgtcggaagggacaaaggcggtgacaaagtacaccagctccaagtaa